GAAGAGATGCTTCAAATCCAGCTGGCGCTCAAGATCGGCAAGCTTTTGCACAAGGAGTAACGCTCGAAAGAGCGTTGTCTTCCTGCTGCTGTGGTCGGGCGGTCTCCTTCCAAACATGTGACACACCTTCCCGTACAGCTGATGGGGTGCTCGTTTCGAACTGCTTTGGGAGTGGGGCTTGCCGAAGATTTCGCTTGAATACAAAAAGAGCCTCTTTAAAGAGGCTCTTTTCTCTTAGTTGCTACTGTTTAGTTATGAATGTATTTTTCAAAGACTTTACCAAAGTCTTTCACGACATACTTGTATCGGATGTCCTCCAGCCAATCGAAGGTGTATTGGTTGATGGACTTGAATTGTGAAGCTACGTCTGCTTGTTGTCCAGTTACGCGACTCAGTGTGCTTTGGGCGACGTGGAGGCTTTCTTTTGCATGTTGGAGCGCAAGTTCGTTATCGTGCATAGTCGAGGAGATCTTCACAAGTGCTTTGTAGAGGTCTTTTAATTCCTCCAAATGCTTTTTGTTTACATCGATCGAGTAGTGCTCATTGCCCATCGTGAACTTGATTTCTACATCCAAATCGAC
The window above is part of the Brevibacillus brevis NBRC 100599 genome. Proteins encoded here:
- a CDS encoding PH domain-containing protein, with amino-acid sequence MFGKLAADALGLSNVGIVVKPADYDKVDADDYIMHEDHEKIYFLIKSKSDEYCFTNLGLVHLDGTSATSKKRMLRRYSYHTHPISNVYLETAGTVDLDVEIKFTMGNEHYSIDVNKKHLEELKDLYKALVKISSTMHDNELALQHAKESLHVAQSTLSRVTGQQADVASQFKSINQYTFDWLEDIRYKYVVKDFGKVFEKYIHN